A window of the Streptomyces sp. JB150 genome harbors these coding sequences:
- a CDS encoding MFS transporter → MSGRAWGVLFVLCGAIFLEGVDVAMLNVALPSIRADLGLSTGMLQWVMSAYVLGYGGFMLLGGRAADLFGRRRMFLFWLTVFLLFSGLGGLATEGWMLIVARFVTGVAAAFMTPAGLSIITTGFAEGPQRNKALLVYSGTAAGGFSIGLVVGGLLASADWRWVFFAPVILSSLILVAGAVLIPEPARPERAGRSVDAAGAVSVTAAILLLVFAIERAGHEPAGTTALTVAAALALFAVFVLIERKAAAPLVRLSIFRNGGLVRANIAGLLFAAGFFGFQFIVVLHLQELRGWSTLETSFAMIVIGVDAILSPTLTPKLVQRFGNARVIFGGLLLATLSYALMLPLGPDWTYPMMFPSLIILGLAFSLAYGPLTIVATEGVEEDEQGVAGGLLYTSFQFGAALGLSSATTVLTAATDGTGDAAVLDGHRAALFVPLVAAALAALVSAFGLRAKPAAAPAEAATATAPVPEPLDTAR, encoded by the coding sequence ATGAGTGGGCGCGCCTGGGGCGTGCTGTTCGTGCTCTGTGGCGCGATCTTCCTGGAGGGCGTCGACGTGGCCATGCTCAACGTGGCCCTGCCGTCCATCCGGGCCGACCTCGGCCTGTCCACCGGCATGCTCCAGTGGGTCATGAGCGCCTACGTCCTCGGATACGGCGGATTCATGCTGCTCGGCGGGCGCGCCGCCGACCTGTTCGGACGGCGCCGGATGTTCCTGTTCTGGCTGACCGTCTTCCTGCTCTTCTCCGGCCTGGGCGGTCTGGCCACCGAGGGGTGGATGCTGATCGTCGCCCGGTTCGTCACCGGTGTGGCGGCGGCCTTCATGACCCCGGCCGGCCTGTCGATCATCACCACCGGCTTCGCGGAGGGCCCGCAGCGCAACAAGGCCCTGCTGGTCTACTCGGGCACCGCGGCCGGCGGTTTCTCCATCGGCCTGGTGGTCGGTGGTCTGCTCGCCTCGGCCGACTGGCGCTGGGTGTTCTTCGCCCCGGTGATCCTGTCGTCCCTCATCCTGGTCGCCGGTGCGGTCCTCATCCCCGAGCCGGCCCGGCCCGAGCGCGCGGGCCGCAGCGTGGACGCGGCCGGCGCCGTCAGCGTCACGGCGGCCATCCTGCTCCTGGTCTTCGCCATCGAGCGGGCCGGCCACGAACCGGCGGGCACCACCGCGCTCACCGTGGCCGCCGCCCTGGCGCTGTTCGCGGTGTTCGTGCTGATCGAGCGGAAGGCGGCCGCGCCGCTGGTCCGGCTCTCCATCTTCCGCAACGGCGGCCTGGTGCGCGCCAACATCGCCGGACTGCTGTTCGCCGCCGGGTTCTTCGGCTTCCAGTTCATCGTCGTGCTCCACCTGCAGGAGCTGCGCGGCTGGTCCACGCTGGAGACCAGCTTCGCGATGATCGTGATCGGCGTCGACGCGATCCTGTCGCCGACGCTCACTCCGAAGCTGGTGCAGCGGTTCGGCAACGCCCGGGTCATCTTCGGCGGTCTGCTGCTGGCGACGCTGTCCTACGCGCTGATGCTGCCGCTGGGCCCGGACTGGACCTACCCGATGATGTTCCCGAGCCTGATCATCCTGGGCCTCGCCTTCTCGCTGGCCTACGGTCCGCTGACCATCGTCGCCACCGAGGGCGTCGAGGAGGACGAGCAGGGCGTCGCCGGCGGTCTGCTGTACACCTCCTTCCAGTTCGGCGCGGCGCTCGGTCTCTCGTCCGCCACCACCGTGCTCACCGCGGCGACCGACGGCACCGGCGACGCGGCCGTCCTCGACGGTCACCGCGCGGCGCTGTTCGTCCCGCTGGTGGCCGCCGCGCTCGCCGCCCTGGTCAGCGCCTTCGGCCTGCGCGCCAAGCCCGCCGCGGCACCCGCCGAGGCGGCCACCGCCACCGCCCCGGTCCCCGAACCGCTCGACACGGCCCGCTGA
- a CDS encoding UDP-N-acetylglucosamine 1-carboxyvinyltransferase, with translation MADDYLVRIGKLIRDARQHRGWTQSQLAEALGTSQSAVNRIERGNQNISLEMIARIGEALDSEIVSLGYAGPMHLRVVGGRRLSGAIDVKTSKNACVALLCASLLNQGRTVLRRVARIEEVYRLLEVLNSIGVRTRWINNGVDLEIVPPADLDLESIDAEAARRTRSIIMFLGPLLHRMDRFKLPYAGGCDLGTRTIEPHMIALRRFGLDIAATEGQYHAVVDPGVRPDRPIVLTERGDTVTENALLAAARHDGVTVIRNASSNYMVQDLCFFLEALGVKVEGIGTTTLTVHGMPRIDVDVDYSPSEDPVEAMSLLAAAVVTESELTVRRVPIEFLEIELAVLEEMGLDHDRTPEYVADNGRTRLVDLTVRPSKLEAPIDKIHPMPFPGLNIDNVPFFAAIAASAQGKTLIHDWVYDNRAIYLTDLNRLGGRLQLLDPHRVLVEGPTRWRAAEMMCPPALRPAVVVLLAMMAAEGTSVLRNVYVINRGYEDLAERLNSVGAQIETFRDI, from the coding sequence ATGGCAGACGACTACCTCGTACGCATCGGCAAGCTCATCCGTGACGCCCGGCAGCACCGTGGCTGGACGCAATCGCAGCTTGCCGAGGCGCTCGGCACCTCGCAGAGCGCCGTGAATCGCATCGAGCGGGGCAACCAGAACATCAGCCTTGAGATGATCGCCCGCATCGGCGAGGCCCTGGACAGCGAAATCGTCTCGCTGGGCTACGCGGGCCCGATGCATCTGAGGGTGGTGGGCGGCCGCCGGCTGTCCGGTGCCATCGATGTGAAGACCAGCAAGAACGCGTGCGTCGCCCTGCTGTGCGCCTCGCTGCTCAACCAGGGGCGCACGGTGCTGCGCCGGGTGGCCCGGATCGAGGAGGTGTACCGCCTGCTGGAGGTGCTGAACTCCATCGGCGTGCGCACCCGCTGGATCAACAACGGCGTCGACCTGGAGATCGTGCCGCCGGCCGACCTCGACCTGGAGTCCATCGACGCGGAGGCGGCCCGCCGCACCCGCTCGATCATCATGTTCCTCGGCCCGCTGCTGCACCGCATGGACCGCTTCAAGCTGCCCTACGCCGGCGGCTGCGACCTCGGCACCCGGACCATCGAGCCGCACATGATCGCGCTGCGCCGGTTCGGCCTCGACATCGCCGCGACCGAGGGCCAGTACCACGCGGTGGTGGACCCGGGCGTGCGCCCCGACCGCCCGATCGTGCTGACCGAACGCGGCGACACCGTCACCGAGAACGCGCTGCTCGCCGCCGCCCGGCACGACGGCGTCACCGTCATCCGCAACGCCTCCTCCAACTACATGGTCCAGGACCTGTGCTTCTTCCTGGAGGCGCTCGGCGTCAAGGTCGAGGGCATCGGCACCACCACGCTCACCGTGCACGGCATGCCGCGGATCGACGTCGACGTCGACTACTCCCCCTCCGAGGACCCGGTCGAGGCGATGAGCCTGCTCGCCGCCGCGGTCGTCACGGAGTCCGAGCTGACCGTGCGCCGGGTGCCCATCGAGTTCCTGGAGATCGAGCTGGCGGTCCTGGAGGAGATGGGCCTCGACCACGACCGCACGCCCGAGTACGTCGCCGACAACGGCCGCACCCGCCTGGTGGACCTGACCGTGCGCCCCTCCAAGCTGGAGGCGCCCATCGACAAGATCCACCCCATGCCGTTCCCCGGCCTGAACATCGACAACGTCCCGTTCTTCGCGGCCATCGCGGCGTCCGCGCAGGGCAAGACGCTGATCCACGACTGGGTCTACGACAACCGCGCCATCTACCTGACCGACCTCAACCGCCTCGGCGGACGCCTGCAGTTGCTCGACCCGCACCGCGTCCTCGTCGAGGGCCCCACCCGCTGGCGCGCCGCCGAGATGATGTGCCCGCCGGCCCTGCGCCCCGCGGTGGTCGTCCTGCTCGCGATGATGGCGGCGGAGGGCACGTCGGTGCTGCGCAACGTGTACGTCATCAACCGGGGGTACGAGGACCTGGCGGAGCGGCTGAACTCGGTGGGGGCGCAGATCGAGACGTTCCGGGACATCTGA
- a CDS encoding aconitate hydratase, with amino-acid sequence MSANSFDARSTLQVGDESYEIFRLDKVEGSARLPYSLKVLLENLLRTEDGANITADHIRALGNWDSQAQPSQEIQFTPARVIMQDFTGVPCVVDLATMREAVKELGGDPAKINPLAPAELVIDHSVIADKFGTNEAFKQNVDLEYGRNKERYQFLRWGQTAFDEFKVVPPGTGIVHQVNIEHLARVVMVRDGKAYPDTLVGTDSHTTMVNGLGVLGWGVGGIEAEAAMLGQPVSMLIPRVVGFKLTGELPTGTTATDLVLTITEMLRQHGVVGKFVEFYGEGVAATSLANRATIGNMSPEFGSTAAIFPIDDETLNYLRLTGRSEQQVALVEAYAKQQGLWLDPAAEPDFSEKLELDLSTVVPSIAGPKRPQDRIELSKAAEQFAKDVLNYVEAPVAQQPGAAASPVDEASAESFPASDAPAYGSQENGAGAPQHAEGTGAAVPSNPVTVTAPDGSTYTLDHGAVTVAAITSCTNTSNPYVMVAAALVAKKAVEKGLTRKPWVKTTLAPGSKVVTDYFDKAGLTPYLDKVGFNLVGYGCTTCIGNSGPLPEEVSKAVNDHDLAVTSVLSGNRNFEGRINPDVKMNYLASPPLVVAYAIAGSMKVDITKDALGTDQDGNPVYLKDIWPSEAEVNDVVANAIGEDMFTKSYQDVFAGDAQWQSLPVPTGDTFEWDPESTYVRKPPYFEGMTMETTPVTDITGARVLAKLGDSVTTDHISPAGAIKADTPAGKYLTEHGVERRDFNSYGSRRGNHEVMIRGTFANIRLRNQIAPGTEGGYTRDFTQEGGPVSFIYDASQNYQAAGIPLVVLAGKEYGSGSSRDWAAKGTALLGVRAVIAESYERIHRSNLIGMGVLPLQFPEGASAESLGLTGEETFSITGVTELNEGRTPRTVKVTTDTGVEFDAIVRIDTPGEADYYRNGGIMQYVLRSLIRK; translated from the coding sequence GTGTCGGCGAACAGCTTCGACGCCCGCAGCACGCTGCAGGTGGGCGACGAGTCGTATGAGATCTTCCGGCTTGACAAGGTCGAGGGCTCCGCCCGGCTGCCTTACAGCCTGAAGGTCCTGCTGGAGAACCTGCTCCGCACCGAGGACGGCGCGAACATCACCGCCGACCACATCCGCGCCCTCGGCAACTGGGACTCCCAGGCCCAGCCGTCGCAGGAGATCCAGTTCACGCCGGCCCGCGTGATCATGCAGGACTTCACCGGCGTGCCCTGTGTCGTCGACCTCGCCACCATGCGTGAGGCCGTCAAGGAGCTCGGCGGCGACCCGGCGAAGATCAACCCGCTGGCCCCGGCCGAGCTGGTCATCGACCACTCCGTCATCGCCGACAAGTTCGGCACCAACGAGGCGTTCAAGCAGAACGTCGACCTGGAGTACGGCCGCAACAAGGAGCGCTACCAGTTCCTGCGCTGGGGCCAGACCGCCTTCGACGAGTTCAAGGTCGTCCCGCCGGGCACCGGCATCGTCCACCAGGTGAACATCGAGCACCTGGCCCGCGTCGTCATGGTCCGCGACGGCAAGGCGTACCCCGACACCCTGGTCGGCACCGACTCGCACACCACCATGGTCAACGGCCTCGGCGTCCTCGGCTGGGGCGTCGGCGGCATCGAGGCCGAGGCCGCCATGCTCGGCCAGCCGGTCTCCATGCTCATCCCGCGCGTCGTCGGCTTCAAGCTGACCGGCGAGCTGCCCACCGGCACCACCGCCACCGACCTGGTGCTCACCATCACCGAGATGCTGCGCCAGCACGGCGTCGTCGGGAAGTTCGTCGAGTTCTACGGCGAGGGCGTCGCCGCCACCTCCCTGGCCAACCGCGCCACCATCGGCAACATGTCGCCGGAGTTCGGCTCCACCGCCGCGATCTTCCCGATCGACGACGAGACCCTGAACTACCTGCGCCTGACCGGCCGCTCCGAGCAGCAGGTCGCGCTCGTCGAGGCGTACGCCAAGCAGCAGGGCCTGTGGCTGGACCCGGCCGCCGAGCCGGACTTCTCCGAGAAGCTGGAGCTGGACCTCTCCACGGTCGTCCCCTCCATCGCCGGCCCCAAGCGTCCGCAGGACCGCATCGAGCTGTCCAAGGCCGCCGAGCAGTTCGCCAAGGACGTCCTCAACTACGTCGAGGCGCCCGTCGCGCAGCAGCCCGGTGCCGCGGCCTCCCCGGTCGACGAGGCCAGCGCCGAGTCCTTCCCGGCCTCCGACGCCCCGGCCTACGGCAGCCAGGAGAACGGCGCCGGCGCGCCGCAGCACGCCGAGGGCACCGGTGCCGCCGTCCCGTCGAACCCGGTCACCGTCACCGCCCCCGACGGCTCGACCTACACCCTGGACCACGGCGCGGTGACGGTCGCGGCCATCACCTCCTGCACCAACACCTCCAACCCGTACGTCATGGTCGCCGCCGCGCTGGTGGCCAAGAAGGCGGTCGAGAAGGGCCTGACCCGCAAGCCGTGGGTCAAGACCACCCTCGCCCCGGGTTCGAAGGTCGTCACCGACTACTTCGACAAGGCCGGGCTCACCCCGTACCTCGACAAGGTCGGCTTCAACCTGGTCGGTTACGGCTGCACCACCTGCATCGGCAACTCCGGCCCGCTGCCGGAGGAGGTCTCCAAGGCCGTCAACGACCACGACCTCGCGGTCACCTCGGTCCTCTCCGGCAACCGGAACTTCGAGGGCCGCATCAACCCCGACGTCAAGATGAACTACCTGGCGTCCCCGCCGCTGGTCGTCGCCTACGCCATCGCCGGCTCCATGAAGGTCGACATCACCAAGGACGCCCTGGGCACCGACCAGGACGGCAACCCGGTCTACCTGAAGGACATCTGGCCCTCCGAGGCCGAGGTGAACGACGTCGTCGCCAACGCCATCGGCGAGGACATGTTCACCAAGTCCTACCAGGACGTCTTCGCCGGCGACGCCCAGTGGCAGTCGCTCCCGGTCCCGACCGGCGACACCTTCGAGTGGGACCCGGAGTCGACCTACGTCCGCAAGCCCCCGTACTTCGAGGGCATGACGATGGAGACGACCCCGGTCACCGACATCACGGGCGCCCGCGTCCTGGCCAAGCTGGGCGACTCGGTCACCACCGACCACATCTCCCCGGCCGGCGCCATCAAGGCCGACACCCCGGCCGGCAAGTACCTCACGGAGCACGGCGTCGAGCGCCGCGACTTCAACAGCTACGGCTCGCGCCGCGGCAACCACGAGGTCATGATCCGCGGCACGTTCGCCAACATCCGCCTGCGCAACCAGATCGCGCCGGGCACCGAGGGCGGCTACACGCGTGACTTCACGCAGGAGGGCGGCCCGGTCTCCTTCATCTACGACGCCTCGCAGAACTACCAGGCCGCCGGGATCCCGCTGGTCGTCCTGGCCGGCAAGGAGTACGGTTCCGGCTCGTCCCGCGACTGGGCGGCCAAGGGCACCGCGCTCCTCGGCGTCAGGGCCGTCATCGCCGAGTCGTACGAGCGCATCCACCGCTCGAACCTCATCGGCATGGGCGTCCTGCCGCTGCAGTTCCCCGAGGGCGCCTCCGCCGAGTCGCTCGGCCTGACCGGCGAGGAGACCTTCTCCATCACCGGCGTCACCGAGCTGAACGAGGGCCGCACGCCGCGCACGGTGAAGGTCACCACCGACACCGGCGTCGAGTTCGACGCGATCGTCCGCATCGACACCCCCGGTGAGGCGGACTACTACCGCAACGGCGGCATCATGCAGTACGTGCTGCGCAGCCTGATCCGCAAGTGA
- a CDS encoding helix-turn-helix domain-containing protein yields MEEGTSKSPTHCAGTEDEYEVLQWDVRQGCEVRQILDRVADKWSLLVIALLERRSLRFSELRRQIDGVSQRMLTVTLRQLERDGLVKRTVHPVVPPRVDYELTPLGATLHETIRTLVTWTEEHQNEIAAARAEYDRRAARAVAS; encoded by the coding sequence ATGGAAGAAGGCACTTCGAAGTCACCGACTCACTGCGCGGGTACCGAAGACGAGTACGAGGTCCTGCAGTGGGACGTCCGGCAGGGGTGTGAGGTACGGCAGATCCTGGACCGCGTGGCGGACAAGTGGTCCCTGCTGGTGATCGCGCTGCTGGAGCGCCGCAGCCTCCGCTTCTCCGAACTGCGCCGTCAGATCGACGGGGTGAGCCAGCGCATGCTCACCGTCACCCTGCGCCAGCTGGAGCGGGACGGCCTGGTCAAGCGCACCGTGCACCCGGTCGTACCGCCGCGCGTGGACTACGAGTTGACCCCGCTGGGCGCGACGCTGCACGAGACCATCCGCACCCTGGTGACCTGGACCGAGGAGCACCAGAACGAGATCGCCGCCGCGCGCGCCGAGTACGACCGGCGGGCGGCCCGGGCCGTGGCGTCCTGA
- a CDS encoding MFS transporter, which yields MPQLLPDTGPQRILAASNFVYTIGSGLYLTAGVLYFTQAAHLPAGQVGLGLGIAGFFSLALRIAVGHLADRHGARGVHAATLVVQALATAGFLLVESFWPFVLMVSAAAGAKAAGTAARSPLIRHYGGDRPQEFRAHLRAVTNVGISLGALGAGWVVQVGTLTAYQLMIIGNAIAFAVSSALLVLLPPVTPLPATGGPRWIALRDRPYLLLTTLDGIMAIQFKVLTVAIPLWIVGATAAPHWLISGTMLTGTVIVVAFQVRASRHVDSPAAGGDAYRRAGVAFLIACALISLSAGVPAWAAATLLITAVVIHTVGELWHSAAGFEVSFALAPRHATGQYLGVFGLGAGLAEALGPGLLIWLCISWGRPGWYVVGAMFALTGLAAPRAVRWAQTHQDARQVQLRAAGKAPAA from the coding sequence GTGCCCCAATTGCTGCCGGATACCGGACCGCAACGCATCCTGGCCGCGTCGAACTTCGTCTACACCATCGGCAGCGGCCTCTACCTGACCGCAGGCGTCCTCTACTTCACCCAGGCGGCCCACCTGCCCGCCGGCCAGGTGGGCCTCGGACTCGGCATCGCCGGATTCTTCTCGCTGGCCCTGAGGATCGCCGTCGGCCACCTCGCGGACAGGCACGGAGCCCGTGGCGTCCATGCGGCCACCCTTGTCGTCCAGGCCCTGGCCACGGCCGGCTTCCTGCTGGTGGAGAGCTTCTGGCCGTTCGTCCTCATGGTCAGCGCGGCCGCCGGGGCGAAGGCAGCCGGAACAGCCGCCCGCTCCCCGCTCATCAGGCACTACGGAGGGGACCGGCCACAGGAGTTCCGGGCCCATCTCCGCGCGGTGACCAACGTCGGCATATCCCTCGGCGCCCTGGGAGCGGGATGGGTCGTTCAGGTGGGCACCCTCACCGCCTACCAGCTCATGATCATCGGCAACGCGATCGCCTTCGCGGTCTCCTCGGCGCTCCTGGTCCTCCTCCCGCCGGTCACGCCCCTCCCCGCCACCGGCGGCCCTCGCTGGATCGCCCTGCGAGACCGGCCCTACCTGCTGCTCACCACTCTCGACGGCATCATGGCCATCCAGTTCAAGGTGCTCACCGTCGCCATCCCGCTCTGGATCGTCGGTGCCACCGCGGCTCCGCACTGGCTCATCTCCGGCACCATGCTCACCGGCACCGTCATCGTCGTCGCGTTCCAGGTACGCGCCAGTCGCCACGTCGATTCCCCCGCAGCCGGCGGAGACGCCTACCGCCGGGCAGGCGTCGCGTTCCTCATCGCGTGCGCGCTGATCTCCCTGTCCGCGGGGGTGCCGGCCTGGGCCGCCGCGACGCTGCTCATCACCGCGGTGGTGATCCACACGGTCGGCGAGCTGTGGCACTCCGCCGCCGGCTTCGAGGTGTCCTTCGCCCTCGCTCCACGACACGCGACGGGGCAGTACCTGGGCGTGTTCGGCCTCGGCGCCGGACTGGCCGAGGCCCTCGGACCAGGACTGCTCATCTGGCTCTGCATCAGCTGGGGCCGCCCCGGGTGGTATGTCGTGGGCGCCATGTTCGCGCTGACCGGCCTGGCGGCACCACGCGCCGTCCGCTGGGCGCAAACCCACCAGGACGCGCGGCAGGTGCAGCTTCGAGCCGCCGGAAAGGCACCCGCGGCCTGA
- a CDS encoding DUF4236 domain-containing protein, which yields MPLTFRKSFRILPGVRLNINRRSWSITTGGAHGPRHTHSSTGRRTTSVDLPGPFGWRRTRTTKRR from the coding sequence ATGCCCCTGACGTTTCGCAAGAGTTTTCGGATCCTGCCCGGCGTACGGCTGAACATCAACCGGCGCTCCTGGTCCATCACGACCGGCGGCGCCCACGGCCCGCGCCATACGCACAGCAGCACCGGACGTCGTACGACATCGGTGGATTTGCCCGGACCTTTCGGGTGGCGTCGCACCCGCACCACCAAGCGTCGTTGA